The DNA region CCAGATCACTCCACCCCATGCCGTCGTTTGAGCAAATTATCGGTGGAACTGCCCGTAATCCCAAAGGATGAGGCAATCCATCTTGTAGTGGATTCAACTGGGATAAAAGTGTATGGTGAAGGAGAATGGAAAGTTCGCACACATGGGGTAGGTAAACGACGGACGTGGCGGAAGTTGCATCTGGGAGTTGATCAAGGAAGCGGAGAGATTTTGGCTGCGGTGGTAACTACTAATGATATAGCTGATTGCGAGGTACTACCCGACTTGTTGGAGCAGATTGACTCCAATATTGAACAAGTATCTGGTGATGGCGGTTATGACACATTTAACTGTTACAATACAATCACTCAACGCCAAGCCAAAGCAGTAATTCCACCTCGCAGTAACGCTCAGATTCAACAGCCTAATAACTCTGAACTACCTCCACATCAAAGAGATGAAAATTTGCGTCGGATACATCAAATTGGTCGCCAACAATGGAAGCAAGAAAGCAGATATCATCGACGTTCTTTATCTGAAACAGCTATGTTTAGACTCAAAATTATTTTTGGGGGTAAGCTAAAACGGCGCTTTTTTGACAATCAAGCTGTTGAGTTATTCTTGCAATGTGCTGCACTTAATCGCATGATTCAATTAGGTAAACCAGATAGTTATAAAGTGGAAAAATAATCATTCACTCTGCTAAGATTTAGTGTGTCTTTTTCCTGTTTCATGCAACAAAGCCGAACATAACTATCGGCGAATTAGCATTTGGGCAAGCTTTTAGAACCAAACGATTAATTACAATTGTGATGGCTACGCCGACCAAAGGTACGCGGTATCCGATTGATTTAATTGTGGAATATTCTGTCAGCTAAAATCCAGAAAGTGTATCCTTGTAG from Nostoc commune NIES-4072 includes:
- a CDS encoding IS5 family transposase gives rise to the protein MNTQAKASYKVRNWHSYDAALKQRGSLTFWVNEEVIEQWRNEKKTGRKGASNYYSDVAIATMGTVQSVFHLAGRQTEGFLESLFILMGVELKVPDHSTPCRRLSKLSVELPVIPKDEAIHLVVDSTGIKVYGEGEWKVRTHGVGKRRTWRKLHLGVDQGSGEILAAVVTTNDIADCEVLPDLLEQIDSNIEQVSGDGGYDTFNCYNTITQRQAKAVIPPRSNAQIQQPNNSELPPHQRDENLRRIHQIGRQQWKQESRYHRRSLSETAMFRLKIIFGGKLKRRFFDNQAVELFLQCAALNRMIQLGKPDSYKVEK